In one window of Henckelia pumila isolate YLH828 chromosome 1, ASM3356847v2, whole genome shotgun sequence DNA:
- the LOC140860931 gene encoding uncharacterized protein — protein sequence MDVTATPMETLLKIFQSFKPPTLKGTENSVDCESWLEDIKQLFESLDYSDNRRIRLVVHQLHDITKVWWIAAKKALDNRVSYRKEKGEEFASLQQGQLNIEEYVAKFTSLLKFAPHIADNDEAQADQFINGLNPDIFTLVNAGQPNNFADALNHAKGAEADSREEVVVAEEIFSELKGSNLRKKVAVLIALVDKESLSLERFQTGHFARICPQRGSGSSQGAGSSRSVTQPKRKASSVHSFQPQPPSQSLAGGSQIKVVRFRSKMADEWKFYVKGSRARIPLISVVSMTQLLQKGAEGFLIYDVDVMKTSPKLADLSVVSEFADVFPDEIPGLPPIREVNFSIELMPGTQPISKAPYIMIPVELK from the exons ATGGATGTGACTGCTACTCCGATGGAGACACTGTTAAAAATATTTCAGTCCTTTAAACCGCCAACATTGAAGGGAACTGAGAATTctgttgactgcgagagttggctGGAAGATATAAAGCAGTTGTTTGAATCCCTCGATTATTCTGACAATCGCCGAATTAGACTTGTTGTACACCAACTACATGACATCACAAAAGTTTGGTGGATAGCAGCAAAGAAAGCATTGGATAATCGAG TTTCCTATAGAAAAGAAAAAGGAGAAGAGTTTGCTAGTCTGCAACAAGGGCAGTTgaacattgaagaatatgttgccaagttCACGAGTCTACTGAAATTTGCTCCTCATATAGCAGAcaatgatgaagctcaagctgatcagtttataaatggcttgaatccggaTATCTTCACTTTAGTAAATGCTGGACAACCAAATAACTTTGCCGATGCCCttaatcatgcaaagggagcagaagctg ATTCTAGGGAGGAAGTGGTAGTAGCAGAAGAGATTTTTTCAGAGCTAAAGGGAAGCAATTTAAGAAAGAAGGTAGCAGTTCTTATAGCTCTAGTGGACAAAGAAAGTTTAAGTCTGGAGAGATTTCAG aCGGGACATTTTGCAAGAATCTGCCCACAACGTGGTTCTGGAAGTTCACAGGGTGCGGGATCATCTAGATCAGTGACACAGCCAAAAAGGAAAGCATCCtctgttcactctttccaaccccaacCACCATCACAGAGTCtagcaggaggaagccagatA aaggttgtgagattcagatCAAAGATGGCTGACGAATGGAAGTTTTATGTTAAGGGTTCACgagctagaattcctttgatatccgtAGTATCTATGACTCAattattgcagaaaggagcagaaggATTCCTAATTTATGATGTAGATGTGATGAAAACTAGTCCGAAGTTGGCAGATTTGTCGGTCGTTAGTGAATTCGctgatgtttttcctgatgagatccCAGGATTGCCTCCAATTAGAGAAGTAAACTTCAGTattgaactgatgccaggtacacaaccaatatcaaaagcaccttatATAATGATACCAGTTGAATTGAAATAA